One Candidatus Atelocyanobacterium thalassa isolate ALOHA genomic window, TTCCCCACTGGCAACTTTACAACTTGGGTCGGAGCAGAAAATTTAGAGATAAATGATATTTTTGATGAGGGTAACCCATTCTTAAAAAGTTCGGGTACAGGTGCATTATCTAGATTTATTCGTCGAGATCCCTTGACTATGAGAGGACCAGAAGGAATTGGTGGTGGTTTCGCCTTTAAATTCAATGATATGTTTACACTTAGAGGTCTTTACCTATCTAAAGATGGTAACAAGCCTTCTCTTAGCAATGGTTTGTTTAACGGTAACTTTACTGCTGGAACCCAGCTAGCCTTTAAGCCAATAGATTCAGTTTCATTAAATGTTCATTTTCTTCATTCTTATTTTACGTCTAATGATGTTAACATTAGTTCTTCTACAGGAAGTTACGTTGAAAAACATTTTCGCTCTAAATCTGTTAAAAATAAAGTAGGAAGAGGTATCGGTAGAGATCCGTTTTTGGGCACTCCAACTATTAGAGATAGTTATGGAGCAAATGGTAATTGGCGTATTAACAATACATTTAACTTAACAGGCTGGGTCGGTTATTCTTTAGCAAGAGCCCAAGGCCATGATTCTTCAGGAGTTAGTCGTCGTGGATTTGGAGCAGATTACTGGTCATGGATGACTGCTCTTTCCGCAGTAGATTTCTTTAAAGATGGAGCTGTTTTATCAGTAGCAGGTGGTTCCCTCCCTAATTCTCGACGTATTGACGCTATTCCAGGAGATTTAACTGTTCCCGATCAAGATACTCCTTATATAGTTGAAGCTCAATATAAATATCCGATTAACGACAATATCCTTTTAACTCCTGGATTTTATGTAATATTACAACCAGATGGTAACAACTTAAATAATAGTATTTGGGTTGGCGCTCTAAGAACTAGTTTTCTCTTTTAACTAGAAGTTAGTTCTGCGGAGGCAAGTAAAGTGGTACTTGCCTCTACTTTTACTAGTACATTTAGTACAATTTATTAAACAAAGTATTGTTATTTTAATAAATACTATCTTTCAAAAGAATAAATAAGATAATGGAGCGTAATTTGATAAATTACGCTCCATTATCTTATTTTCAAGGATTACTTAAAAATCTCAATTTAAAATATTCATGGTTGAATTATATTTATAGTTTTCTAAATTACTTAATTAAATTTTCTACATATTTGCTTTAAGTTTGAAATTTGCTAGTCAATTTTCCATGAGAAACGTTAACATAAATTAACAAGCATTTTTATTAAAGATTTCCTACGTCATAGACGTTATTATCTGCTTAAGTTTTTATTTCTGATATATTTTACTTAATTCTATCTTCACCCTATTTAAAAAGAGGTTGACAGCGTGAACAACAATAACAAAAAATGGCGAAATGCCGGACTATACGGGCTCTTATTAATTGTCGTATTGGCATTAGTATCTGCTTTTTTAGATAATAGCAATACTCAGAGTCGTGAAAATCTTACGTATAGCGATTTCATTAATCAAGTAGAAAACAACCAAATTGAACAAGTAATATTAAGCGCAGATAGGACACAGGCTAAAGTCTCTAGTTCTAACAGTGGTGCTCCTTTATTGGTTAATTTACCAAATGACCCAGAACTTATTAATATTCTTTCTGAGAATAAAGTTGATATCGTAATTCAGCCACAAAATAGCGAAGGAGTCTGGTTCCGAGTTCTTAGCAGTCTTTTCTTGCCTATGTTACTTTTGGTAGGACTTTTCTTCCTATTACGAAGAACACAAAATGGACCTGGTTC contains:
- a CDS encoding iron uptake porin, translated to MLNLLTKSLKIIPVTLGTFLLVTSGVTATTTEIKIQKTKINTVSPEEALSVLKNRPQLKVPVSQDNIKQFRDTTFSDNMSQVTNISELQDVSPTDWAYEALRSLVERYGCIVGYPDRTFRGNYSASRNEFAAGLNSCLNTIERLLQENVAVLREDIEKLKRLSQEFEQELIALGARVSNLESRAAFLEDHQFSTTTKLKGEVLFTLSSAAGERALDFREQDLSNQGLLPAERRRIDDNATFGYRTRLFLSTSFSGKDLLRTRIQAGSIPNLKEFTGTEMTRLSHDAQQNGNAVVNKLYYRFPTGNFTTWVGAENLEINDIFDEGNPFLKSSGTGALSRFIRRDPLTMRGPEGIGGGFAFKFNDMFTLRGLYLSKDGNKPSLSNGLFNGNFTAGTQLAFKPIDSVSLNVHFLHSYFTSNDVNISSSTGSYVEKHFRSKSVKNKVGRGIGRDPFLGTPTIRDSYGANGNWRINNTFNLTGWVGYSLARAQGHDSSGVSRRGFGADYWSWMTALSAVDFFKDGAVLSVAGGSLPNSRRIDAIPGDLTVPDQDTPYIVEAQYKYPINDNILLTPGFYVILQPDGNNLNNSIWVGALRTSFLF